The following proteins are co-located in the Acanthochromis polyacanthus isolate Apoly-LR-REF ecotype Palm Island chromosome 7, KAUST_Apoly_ChrSc, whole genome shotgun sequence genome:
- the LOC110954510 gene encoding kinesin-like protein KIF27, with protein sequence MSEECVRVAVRIRPLLPKEVLHHHQVCVRVVPSSAQVMLGSDRLFCFDHAFGPTASQDQVYESCVQPLVESLMDGYNATVFCYGQTGSGKTYTLGGGNQDEEGGIIDRVAQDVFLLLGKKTGDSDGVEATVRASYMELYKEDLRDLLEPHTIHKELHIRDDERGNTVVVGAKEVVVTSAEELLSVIEMGNALRQTGTTGMNEHSSRSHAILTIQFIMCSQSNSSSLKSVRLSKLCLVDLAGSERAGKTGNTGTRLKESSHINTGLLALGNVIRALSDHSRNRRGGSCSSAHIPYRAAKITRLLRDSLGGTTHSLMVACVSPSHHFVAETLSVLQFASKARHIRNSPGATSAQTEVKSCPATWHPSEARHGELEYEVQTLRELLKEKEREIEMEKEQTWGKGEEGDSFKQSSQIRVCEPDKKVNQEELSQYRVLAEEAEALLAEICGPSLSLSCKQRVQKWQERLSAVKHSHQTGDRNSSKRDGDQPDHVAMLKLREELSKCQKALRIEEQLLEQNDAELRRVQTEVEKLLQERNSHLIASEEQKEQTRILTEQLVNQQILIDRLRSDLMTFQGTTSEATVEARTSGRPHSVPLIRHSCVRRPPRKIHSSPPAYSLERVMAAFKMRGHLLLAEIEEKDEVYCPFIEQHAESKDVGLEKEDENGFFMDRMGFRRSLNRTWTSRHKKSALKEKNIELDPTCDRNPAVQQHPPASGTKENQLKQSHIRKARVRASVTERRIRDLSVNMRMKEELIKELNKTEKETQAVDRRVRHSGGDGRQPSVLARLSMQSQQVRAEMYHSLQHMRLQRAQLQSSLKQQRQISEKNKELHQTGEQSAEDSTPCHSSWLEQEEEQVIQKRAELQELEEELRRREEVLLQREACLQQKSKLEIKMLRSSQALNQDLLHVSMQLESVEEQLQRKAGGVTVEELQKERDMLKKRREALDAQLKDNRVLTEEEEHSLLQLEEAIEALDAALEFKNHSIQDKQQKLLVSEFSLNQSQSTEPAQLGDIFRKLKGLSLCEASDLLVKYFNKVICLRETEHHLRLRCKELELQAGEQEMVLREMEAAMQHLALNADRRLTQQHQDHQSNIQLLLQKLKEGVSTEEQKAIQDRLQHLEKELFFYKSTSRQLKKKVKELLGEALQPDDHRSHMQEHKQVHHSEPQFHPEEVQMSTHIAPTYTKIHADQTDKKTHSDSHTNRNSHHIQRPSSSSGYQALKKTKMIESNQMHTQSQMRSVSGQSGGSLKMIPVRMSPREVRQICAADLHISGSATRRRQSAVDNSTESILEDSIEVSRNTDR encoded by the exons ATGAGCGAGGAGTGTGTCCGGGTTGCGGTCCGTATTCGGCCGTTGCTCCCTAAAGAAGTCCTTCACCACCACCAGGTGTGTGTACGAGTGGTTCCGAGCTCTGCACAGGTGATGCTCGGCTCGGACCGACTCTTCTGCTTTGACCACGCGTTCGGACCGACAGCCAGCCAGGATCAGGTGTACGAGTCCTGCGTCCAGCCGCTGGTGGAGTCGCTGATGGACGGATACAATGCTACCGTGTTTTGCTACGGACAGACAGGGTCGGGCAAGACGTACACACTCGGAGGAGGGAATCAAG ATGAAGAGGGAGGAATTATCGACCGTGTGGCCCAAGATGTGTTCTTGCTTCTGGGGAAGAAGACAGGGGACAGTGATGGTGTGGAGGCCACAGTGCGCGCCTCATATATGGAGCTGTACAAAGAAGATCTGCGAGACCTGTTGGAGCCCCACACCATTCACAAAGAACTTCATATCAGAGACGATGAGAGGGGAAACACAG TGGTGGTTGGAGCCAAAGAGGTGGTCGTCACCTCAGCAGAGGAGCTGCTCAGTGTAATAGAGATGGGAAATGCCCTGCGCCAAACCGGCACCACAGGAATGAATGAGCACTCCAGTCGCTCTCATGCCATCCTCACCATTCAGTTCATCATGTGTAGCCAGAGCAACAGCTCCTCCTTAAAGTCTGTCCGCCTCTCCAAACTCTGTCTGGTTGACCTGGCAGGCTCAGAACGAGCTGGTAAGACTGGAAACACTGGGACACGACTCAAAGAGTCTTCTCATATCAATACAGGCCTGCTTGCTCTGGGCAACGTTATCCGTGCCCTCTCTGACCACAGTCGAAATCGGCGTGGTGGCAGCTGTAGCAGTGCACATATACCATACCGTGCTGCCAAGATCACACGCCTCCTTCGTGATTCATTAGGAGGCACCACCCACTCACTGATGGTGGCATGTGTAAGCCCCTCCCACCACTTTGTAGCTGAGACTCTGAGTGTCCTGCAGTTTGCATCCAAAGCTCGTCACATTCGTAACAGTCCAGGAGCAACATCTGCTCAAACAGAGGTTAAGTCATGTCCTGCAACCTGGCACCCTAGTGAGGCTCGACATGGGGAGCTGGAATACGAAGTACAGACACTGAGAGAGTTGctaaaagagaaggagagagagattGAGATGGAAAAAGAACAGACATGGGGAAAAGGTGAAGAGGGGGacagcttcaaacagtccagTCAGATCAGGGTATGTGAACCAGATAAGAAGGTGAACCAAGAGGAGCTGTCACAGTATCGCGTCTTGGCAGAGGAAGCTGAAGCTTTGCTTGCAGAAATCTGTGGCCCTTCTTTAAGTCTTTCTTGCAAGCAGCGTGTGCAAAAATGGCAGGAGAGACTGTCAGCTGTCAAGCACTCACATCAAACTGGTGATAGGAACTCTTCAAAGAGGGATGGAGACCAACCTGACCATGTTGCCATGTTAAAACTCAGAGAAGAACTCAGCAAATGCCAG AAAGCCCTCCGCATAGAAGAGCAGTTATTGGAGCAGAATGATGCAGAACTGAGACGGGTACAGACAGAAGTTGAGAAACTTCTTCAAGAGAGAAATTCCCACCTCATAGCCTCAGAGGAACAAAAGGAGCAAACTCGTATACTG ACGGAGCAACTGGTGAACCAACAGATTCTGATTGATCGCCTTCGCAGCGACCTGATGACCTTTCAGGGGACAACCTCAGAGGCAACAGTGGAAGCAAGGACTTCTGGGAGACCCCACAGTGTTCCTCTGATCAGACACAGCTGTGTGCGCAGACCCCCCAGGAAG atTCACTCCAGTCCACCAGCCTATTCACTAGAAAGAGTGATGGCAGCATTTAAGATGCGGGGTCATCTCCTGCTGGCTGAGATTGAAGAAAAGGATGAAGTGTACTGTCCGTTCATCGAACAACATGCGGAGAGCAAAGACGTGGGTCTAGAGAAGGAGGACGAGAATGGATTTTTTATGGACAGAATGGGGTTTAG ACGTTCTTTAAATCGAACATGGACCAGCCGACACAAGAAATCAGctctgaaagagaaaaacattgaACTGGATCCAACATGTGACAGAAACCCAGCAGTGCAACAGCATCCCCCAGCCTCAG GCACCAAGGAAAACCAGCTCAAGCAAAGCCACATCAGGAAGGCGAGAGTAAGAGCCAGTGTCACCGAGAGAAGAATCCGAGATCTGTCAGTCAACATGCGAATGAAGGAGGAGCTCATCAAAGAGCTCAACAAAACTG AGAAGGAAACTCAAGCAGTGGACAGACGTGTCAGGCACAGCGGTGGTGATGGCAGACAGCCCAGTGTGTTGGCAAGACTTTCCATGCAGAGCCAGCAGGTCCGAGCAGAGATGTACCACAGCCTGCAGCACATGAGACTGCAGAGAGCACAGCTTCAGAGCAGCCTCAAGCAGCAGAGACAGATCAGCGAGAAGAACAAAGAACTCCACCAAACTGGG GAGCAAAGTGCAGAAGATTCAACT CCGTGTCATAGTAGCTGGCTGGAACAGGAAGAGGAACAGGTTATTCAGAAGAGAGCAGAGCtacaggagctggaggaggagctgaggaggagagaggaggtgcTGCTGCAGAGGGAGGCCTGTCTGCAACAGAAAAGCAAACTAGAGATCAAGATGCTACGCTCCAGCCAG GCTCTGAATCAGGACCTGCTGCATGTGTCAATGCAGTTAGAGTCTGTGGAGGAGCAGCTGCAAAGGAAGGCTGGAGGAGTTACTGtagaggaactgcagaaagagagagacatgcttaaaaaaagaagagaagctCTGGATGCCCAGCTGAAGGACAACAGAGTGCTCACTGAGGAG GAGGAGCATTCCCTTCTCCAACTGGAGGAAGCTATTGAAGCTCTGGATGCAGCTCTAGAGTTTAAAAACCACTCCATCCAGGACAAACAGCAGAAGTTGTTAGTCTCTGAGTTCTCTTTGAATCAGTCACAAAGCACTGAACCCGCCCAACTCGGTGATATCTTCAGGAAGCTGAAGGGGCTCTCACTGTGTGAGGCCTCAGACCTACTCGTCAAATATTTTAACAAG GTTATTTGCCTTCGAGAGACAGAGCACCATTTACGTTTGCGCTGCAAAGAGCTGGAGCTTCAGGCTGGTGAGCAAGAGATGGTGTTGAGGGAAATGGAGGCAGCCATGCAGCATCTGGCCCTGAATGCAGACCGAAGGCTCACCCAGCAACACCAAGATCACCAAAGCAACATTCAGCTACTACTACAGAAACTTAAAG AGGGTGTTTCAACAGAGGAACAGAAGGCTATACAAGACCGACTGCAGCATCTGGAGAAAGAGCTGTTTTTCTACAAAAGCACGAGTCGCCAGCTCAAAAAGAAAGTTAAGGAACTGCTCGGTGAAGCCCTGCAGCCTGACGATCATCGCTCACACATGCAGGAGCACAAACAAGTACACCATAGTGAACCCCAGTTTCATCCTGAGGAGGTACAGATGAGTACACATATTGCCCCGACATACACTAAAATACATGCTgaccaaacagacaaaaagacacacagtgATTCTCATACAAACAGAAATTCACACCATATCCAGCGTCCATCTTCATCCTCTGGTTACCAAGctctcaaaaagacaaaaatgatagAATCTAACCAGATGCACACACAGTCCCAGATGAGGAGTGTAAGCGGTCAGTCTGGTGGAAGTTTAAAGATGATTCCAGTCCGTATGTCTCCCAGGGAGGTGAGACAGATCTGTGCAGCTGACCTGCACATCTCTGGTTCTGCCACAAGGAGGCGACAGTCCGCTGTGGATAACAGCACAGAGTCAATATTAGAGGACTCCATTGAAGTGTCCAGGAACACTGACAGATAA